From Zerene cesonia ecotype Mississippi chromosome 13, Zerene_cesonia_1.1, whole genome shotgun sequence, the proteins below share one genomic window:
- the LOC119831450 gene encoding T-related protein, translating to MAASHILSAVEPTVGGGGSRSGREREVNVALDDRELWIRFQTLTNEMIVTKNGRRMFPVVKVTASGLDPTAMYTVLLEFVQVDSHRWKYVNGEWVPGGKAEVPPSNAIYIHPESPNFGAHWMKEPISFAKVKLTNKTNGNGQIMLNSLHKYEPRVHLVKVGTDLRRIMTYPFPETQFIAVTAYQNEEVTSLKIKYNPFAKAFLDAKERPEGYYQRDFVGTHYPQQSSSPHQYPQFGGWFVTSQPLYGSSNSSRRPAPYPPRPPSRPRTLSPPSTYTTAERSTAPATNSSGSYTWAGSSSYWSSQGNSPPQPNNTSPVPYRTPPHAYPAPLEYTSAPPTSSSAPTSTAPLYPLQYDAPAQHHSPYYQHAYTPYAHHAIEDISYWPNSLNSYGYQPSEYVGTGEVAYSTEGMSFANSGAPLEASTASQDERATPQGSEHQSGDREYKYNADEERQSPCEDATLPSRSPPQ from the exons ATGGCTGCATCCCACATTTTAAGCGCCGTGGAGCCAACAGTTGGTGGAGGAGGATCACGAAGCGGTCGAGAACGGGAAGTGAATGTCGCTTTAGACGACCGCGAGCTATGGATTCGTTTCCAGACTCTTACAAATGAGATGATAGTCACCAAAAATGGACG ACGAATGTTTCCCGTAGTTAAAGTAACAGCCAGTGGGCTGGACCCGACGGCGATGTATACCGTTCTACTCGAATTTGTTCAAGTTGATAGCCATCGGTGGAAATATGTTAATGGAGAATGG GTTCCCGGCGGCAAGGCAGAAGTTCCACCATCCAACGCTATATATATTCATCCGGAAAGTCCTAACTTCGGAGCGCATTGGATGAAAGAGCCAATATCTTTTGCAAAAGTcaaacttacaaataaaacaaacggcAATGGACAG ATAATGCTAAATTCGCTACACAAGTACGAACCACGAGTACACCTAGTAAAAGTCGGTACTGACTTACGCCGCATAATGACGTACCCATTTCCTGAGACCCAGTTTATTGCTGTAACAGCATATCAAAATGAAGAAGTGACTTCACTGAAGATCAAATATAACCCCTTTGCTAAAGCATTCCTAGATGCTAAGGAAAGACCGGAAGGTTATTACCAAAGGGATTTTGTTGGGACACATTACCCGCAGCAGAGTTCTTCTCCTCACCAGTATCCACAAT tCGGTGGTTGGTTCGTCACCTCGCAACCATTGTACGGTAGTAGTAATTCATCAAGAAGACCAGCACCCTATCCACCTCGACCACCATCACGGCCCCGAACATTGTCACCACCAT CTACATACACAACCGCGGAAAGGTCAACAGCGCCGGCAACTAACAGCAGCGGAAGTTATACATGGGCTGGAAGTAGTAGCTACTGGAGTTCCCAAGGGAATAGTCCACCGCAACCTAATAATACCTCACCGGTTCCGTACAGAACGCCACCGCATGCGTATCCAGCCCCGCTAGAGTATACATCTGCTCCTCCTACAAGCTCGTCAGCGCCTACCTCCACTGCTCCACTCTACCCTTTGCAGTATGATGCCCCTGCCCAACACCATTCACCTTATTACCAACATGCTTACACACCTTACGCTCATCATGCTATCGAGGATATATCGTATTGGCCCAATAg CTTAAACAGTTACGGATATCAGCCATCAGAATACGTCGGCACGGGGGAAGTTGCTTATTCGACAGAAGGTATGTCTTTCGCTAATTCCGGAGCGCCGCTTGAAGCCAGCACCGCCAGCCAAGATGAACGTGCCACGCCCCAAGGATCTGAGCACCAGTCCGGTGATAGAGAATACAAATACAACGCAGATGAAGAACGACAATCTCCTTGTGAAGACGCGACGCTGCCCTCGCGTTCGCCACCACAGTGA